AGAGTGTGAATACGAAATCATCGTCTTTGGCGGAACTCCGCTTCGCCGATTGAGGAGCCATTTTGGAGACTGACACAAATTCAAGTGTATTTCTGGTAACTGAATGTCTTTCACACTCTCCCAAACAATATCAGTATTAAATCCAAGACCCCCGAGCACTGTGCAAGCAACTCAATCTCGCCGAGAGGAAATGGACTAacatgcaaaaaaaaagttccCGGGCGGTGACAAGAAAATTTCGGATGACATAATCGATCCGTTTCGAGATGCCCGCTTGTCACCAGCTctacggagtgctccgtgCTTCAATGCTGCTTCGCTGAACATAACATTCTATTTCAACGTTGTTTTTAAGAAAGAATTCACATTATCATGCATTTTCAATTAGTTACCCACTTACGTAGGCATTCTTCCTCCGCGTAATATCCCCCGTATGCCCATTCAAgacatcatcttctttttctggTGAGACATCCTGGACATAGACAGGCCGGCTGTTTGTCATAATAGTCTCATTAAGCTTTCAACGTTTTTTCCTTCTAGGCCGTCGTTCTCTCCCACCCGTCGGATTTTCTGAAAATGATGTCCACCCATTGTCTCCGCACCATCCATTCAAAGGCTCATCAGAGGTAGTTGAGTATCGCAGACCGGGTACCACTCCCCTGGGGCTGGGCTTGAGCCTGGAATCGGCCCTTGACCCCATCGCTCGATTGTTGGGTCTTAATGGGGCGAGCCACGTATCGAAGGTCATAACTATGAACGTGCGTCAGCAAATACAATCCAAGAGGAAAGGAAAGTGAACAGAAAAGCTAAGGTTTACCTCTTGCCACTCTTTACCCTCGCATTTTCGAAAACACACTGTTCCGTAAAGCCAAAGTCCCTCTCCAACCACTTCTTGATCCAGGTATTCTTCTCCTGGGTCTCCGGGGATGTTGCAATGGCGCAAACTATTGATCTGAGAGGACGGCCATAGCCTGCACCATACTGCACTGTACCAGTTTGGTCAAACTCATAATTCTTGCTTGGTCCAGAGGTCACAACAAAACAGGAGAGGACCATATCGACAAGTGCCCATCCAATGTGCTGCTTCTTGCTGCCCTCTTGGACGAAGACATGCAGCTCACCCATGTGCTTGTCAGCGCTCTTGCCATGCCGATGGAATTCGACATAGGCATAGCCAACCACAGGGTCGATCTGGTTACGACACAAGCGCTCCGGTGGACGTCGGGCAGCGACGACAAAGGGGAAGTGGTTTTCTCGGCaaaaatgaagaagatcaccAATGTCATTCACCTCCATGAATCGGGTTTCACTGCTCAAAGCTGAGTTTTGTGCATACCAGTTCATGATCTCAACGATAGATGAAGCATCACACTGTTCCGCAGGACGTAGATAGATGCCGGGTGGAACAACTTTAGAATCCGGTGGTAATTCTAGCCAAGCACGGTAGGCCGCTGTGCGACGCAGGTGCTCTTGTTGTTCCTgttccttcttctttcgtCTTTTGTTGATCTTCCCCAGGTTGTATACGTAGCCTTCGGTTGTCTCGTGCCAATGTAGGCGTGTTAGCTCGTCTTTCATGTTCCTAGGGGTGGGAATATGCTTGGTGTCAGGCAAAAACATGGAAGACAGTCCATCGGGCATCGCTGTTCCGTCAAAGAAGGCAACATGATAGATGTCGACTTGGCGTCCTGCCGGAAGCTGATCCCACCAGCTACGAAACTGTTTTCTGA
The nucleotide sequence above comes from Penicillium digitatum chromosome 1, complete sequence. Encoded proteins:
- a CDS encoding Acyl-CoA N-acyltransferase; the protein is MAEETERSMPFRGRNAAYRKPPNKFNKPISTVVPNGSSSVSAMLHAFESMNEMERNKLIQSIENLSWTQTWDLTKQFDKQRRGKMPPQQPLLGMENEGHSCPEMLPAARDGPGVDLGSSVYELLAKPRTVEGVEEPEPWATSDPPDYLPDDENEEIRKRIKRSNNVDFRTQWDAQHQIEAKAYAKSRRIFPSVQNGILAFKSEYHNTVYEPERSLLDDWTLDIRELEDLWNELKHRISSFELPNTTVRKQFRSWWDQLPAGRQVDIYHVAFFDGTAMPDGLSSMFLPDTKHIPTPRNMKDELTRLHWHETTEGYVYNLGKINKRRKKKEQEQQEHLRRTAAYRAWLELPPDSKVVPPGIYLRPAEQCDASSIVEIMNWYAQNSALSSETRFMEVNDIGDLLHFCRENHFPFVVAARRPPERLCRNQIDPVVGYAYVEFHRHGKSADKHMGELHVFVQEGSKKQHIGWALVDMVLSCFVVTSGPSKNYEFDQTGTVQYGAGYGRPLRSIVCAIATSPETQEKNTWIKKWLERDFGFTEQCVFENARVKSGKSYDLRYVARPIKTQQSSDGVKGRFQAQAQPQGSGTRSAILNYL